In the Danio rerio strain Tuebingen ecotype United States chromosome 8, GRCz12tu, whole genome shotgun sequence genome, one interval contains:
- the csde1 gene encoding cold shock domain-containing protein E1 isoform X22, whose amino-acid sequence MGSPWKGFVEFTLPASPPAAFVSADLNNTSPVGLSLSPYGRSMSFDPSLLHNNGHSGFANGTSMGIRETGVVEKLLTSYGFIQCSERQARLFFHCSQYNGNLQELKIGDDVEFEVSSDRRTGKPIAVKLVKIKAEMLPEERISGQVVSAIPSHLDGKSAPGQLPTGSVCYERNGEVFYLTYTLEDVEGNVSLDIGDKVSFYMETNKHTGAVSAHNIVLVQKKESRCQGVVCATKEAFGFIERGDVVKEIFFHYSEFKGDLEALQAGDDVEFTIKERNGKEVATDVRLLPQGTVIFEDISIETFEGTVSKVIPKVPTKNQNDPLPGRISARINFTDKELLFGEKDTKSKVTLLEGDHVQFNISTDRRDKLERATNIDILPDTFHFTKETREMGVIAAMRDGFGFIKCVDRDARMFFHFSEVLEESQLHISDEVEFTVVPDMLSAQRNHAVRIKKLPKGTVSFHTQSELRFMGVVEKEAIPAITIKNSSPSKGKEKGKVEKDAEEGLIAYEDVGVKTTLPYHIKDLEGGVYPQLGDKVEFSISEVKRTGQQSAVSFKILNRAVGSKRLLGYIATLKDNFGFIETANHDQEIFFHYSEVCGDVDSFDLGDTVEYTLSKGKGNKISAEKVTKIAAVNGVGEDVSTTVSLGKVVRPLRSVDPSQTEYQGLIEITEDGSNKGQSYPFGIVGMANKGDCLQKGELVKFQLCTVAQTGQKMACNIMPQRRALVECVKDQFGFITYEVGESKKLFFHVKEVQDSLELQAGDEVEFSVILNQRTGKCSACNVRRVSEGPKPVATPRPDRLVNRLKSITLDDSNAPRLVIIRQPRGPDNSKGFSVERKSRQPGVID is encoded by the exons ATGGGTAGTCCCTGGAAAGGTTTTGTCGAATTTACCTTGCCGGCGTCACCACCTGCAGCTTTTGTTAGCGCTGACCTGAACAACACCTCGCCCGTTGGCCTCAGCCTGTCACCATACGGCCGATCC ATGAGTTTTGACCCCAGTCTGCTGCATAATAATGGCCATAGTGGCTTTGCCAATGGAACTAGTATGGGAATTCGTGAGACTGGAGTAGTTGAAAAACTGCTCACATCTTATGGCTTCATTCAATGCTCTGAGAGACAGGCCCGTCTCTTCTTCCACTGCTCTCAATATAACGGCAACCTGCAGGAGCTTAAAATTGGAG ATGATGTGGAGTTCGAGGTGTCGTCTGATAGGCGCACTGGCAAACCAATTGCAGTGAAGCTGGTAAAAATCAAGGCAGAAATGTTGCCAGAAGAGCGAATTTCTGGGCAG GTAGTGTCAGCTATCCCTTCTCATCTGGATGGGAAGTCTGCACCTGGCCAATTGCCCACAGGCAGTGTGTGTTATGAGAGGAACGGG GAAGTGTTTTATTTGACCTACACCCTAGAAGATGTGGAAGGAAACGTTTCTTTAGATATTGGTGATAAAGTTAGTTTTTACATGGAGACCAACAAGCA tacTGGTGCTGTTAGTGCCCACAACATTGTTTTGGTGCAGAAAAAAGAGTCAAGATGTCAGGGAGTGGTTTGTGCTACCAAG GAGGCCTTTGGATTCATTGAGCGAGGGGATGTTGTGAAGGAAATCTTTTTCCACTACAGTGAGTTTAAAGGAGACCTGGAGGCTTTACAAGCTGGAGACGATGTGGAATTCACCATTAAAGAAAGAAAC GGAAAGGAAGTGGCCACAGATGTGAGACTGTTGCCTCAAGGCACTGTTATATTTGAGGACATTAGCATTGAGACCTTCGAGGGCACTGTCAGTAAGGTTATTCCCAAGGTCCCCACAAAGAATCAG AACGACCCTCTTCCTGGGAGAATCAGTGCCAGAATCAATTTTACTGACAAAGAGCTGCTATTTGGGGAGAAGGACACCAAGTCCAAAGTGACGCTGCTTGAGGGCGATCATGTCCAGTTCAATATATCCACTGACCGTCGCGACAAACTGGAGAGAGCGACAAATATTGACATCCTCCCTGACACCTTCCATTTCACAAAGGAGACCCGTGAAATG GGTGTGATAGCTGCCATGCGTGATGGTTTTGGCTTCATCAAATGTGTGGACCGTGATGCCCGGATGTTCTTCCATTTCAGCGAAGTTTTGGAAGAGAGCCAACTGCACATTTCTGATGAAGTGGAATTCACTGTTGTCCCT GACATGCTGTCAGCCCAAAGGAACCATGCTGTGCGGATCAAAAAGCTGCCCAAGGGCACAGTGTCTTTCCACACTCAATCTGAGCTGCGTTTTATGGGAGTGGTGGAGAAAGAAGCCATACCTGCCATCACCATCAAGAACTCCAGCCCCAGCAAGGGCAAAGAGAAG GGTAAAGTTGAAAAG GATGCTGAGGAAGGCTTGATTGCATATGAAGATGTTGGAGTAAAGACCACCCTTCCCTACCATATTAAAGACCTTGAAGGTGGTGTTTATCCACAGCTTGGAGACAAG GTGGAGTTCTCCATCAGTGAAGTAAAACGCACTGGACAGCAAAGTGCTGTGTCCTTCAAGATTCTTAACCGCGCAGTTGGCTCCAAGAGGCTGCTGGGATACATAGCAACTCTAAAGGATAACTTTGGCTTCATAGAAACAGCCAATCACGATCAGGAGATCTTCTTCCACTACAG TGAGGTTTGTGGGGATGTGGATAGCTTTGATCTTGGAGATACGGTGGAGTACACTCTCTCCAAGGGCAAAGGAAACAAAATCAGTGCAGAGAAGGTCACCAAAATTGCCGCTG TGAATGGAGTTGGAGAGGATGTGAGCACTACAGTGTCCCTGGGAAAGGTGGTTCGGCCGCTGCGCAGTGTGGACCCGTCTCAGACTGAATATCAAGGCCTTATTGAGATCACGGAGGATG GGTCCAATAAGGGACAGAGTTATCCTTTCGGCATTGTTGGTATGGCCAATAAAGGTGACTGTTTACAAAAGGGCGAGTTGGTGAAGTTTCAGTTGTGTACGGTGGCACAGACAGGACAAAAGATGGCCTGCAACATCATGCCTCAGCGCAGAGCCCTGGTGGAGTGTGTTAAAGATCAG TTTGGTTTCATCACGTATGAAGTTGGAGAAAGCAAGAAGTTGTTTTTCCACGTCAAGGAGGTGCAGGACAGTCTGGAGCTGCAGGCTGGTGATGAAGTGGAGTTTTCGGTTATCTTGAACCAGCGTACGGGCAAATGTAGTGCCTGTAATGTTCGCAGAGTCAG tgaGGGTCCAAAACCAGTAGCAACACCTCGGCCTGACAGACTTGTCAATCGCTTGAAGAGCATCACTCTGGATGACTCCAACGCTCCTCGTCTCGTCATCATTAGACAGCCTCGTGGCCCTGATAATTCAAAG
- the csde1 gene encoding cold shock domain-containing protein E1 isoform X20, which produces MGSPWKGFVEFTLPASPPAAFVSADLNNTSPVGLSLSPYGRSMSFDPSLLHNNGHSGFANGTSMGIRETGVVEKLLTSYGFIQCSERQARLFFHCSQYNGNLQELKIGDDVEFEVSSDRRTGKPIAVKLVKIKAEMLPEERISGQVVSAIPSHLDGKSAPGQLPTGSVCYERNGEVFYLTYTLEDVEGNVSLDIGDKVSFYMETNKHTGAVSAHNIVLVQKKESRCQGVVCATKEAFGFIERGDVVKEIFFHYSEFKGDLEALQAGDDVEFTIKERNGKEVATDVRLLPQGTVIFEDISIETFEGTVSKVIPKVPTKNQNDPLPGRISARINFTDKELLFGEKDTKSKVTLLEGDHVQFNISTDRRDKLERATNIDILPDTFHFTKETREMGVIAAMRDGFGFIKCVDRDARMFFHFSEVLEESQLHISDEVEFTVVPDMLSAQRNHAVRIKKLPKGTVSFHTQSELRFMGVVEKEAIPAITIKNSSPSKGKEKKKDKGKVEKDAEEGLIAYEDVGVKTTLPYHIKDLEGGVYPQLGDKVEFSISEVKRTGQQSAVSFKILNRAVGSKRLLGYIATLKDNFGFIETANHDQEIFFHYSEVCGDVDSFDLGDTVEYTLSKGKGNKISAEKVTKIAAVNGVGEDVSTTVSLGKVVRPLRSVDPSQTEYQGLIEITEDGSNKGQSYPFGIVGMANKGDCLQKGELVKFQLCTVAQTGQKMACNIMPQRRALVECVKDQFGFITYEVGESKKLFFHVKEVQDSLELQAGDEVEFSVILNQRTGKCSACNVRRVSEGPKPVATPRPDRLVNRLKSITLDDSNAPRLVIIRQPRGPDNSKGFSVERKSRQPGVID; this is translated from the exons ATGGGTAGTCCCTGGAAAGGTTTTGTCGAATTTACCTTGCCGGCGTCACCACCTGCAGCTTTTGTTAGCGCTGACCTGAACAACACCTCGCCCGTTGGCCTCAGCCTGTCACCATACGGCCGATCC ATGAGTTTTGACCCCAGTCTGCTGCATAATAATGGCCATAGTGGCTTTGCCAATGGAACTAGTATGGGAATTCGTGAGACTGGAGTAGTTGAAAAACTGCTCACATCTTATGGCTTCATTCAATGCTCTGAGAGACAGGCCCGTCTCTTCTTCCACTGCTCTCAATATAACGGCAACCTGCAGGAGCTTAAAATTGGAG ATGATGTGGAGTTCGAGGTGTCGTCTGATAGGCGCACTGGCAAACCAATTGCAGTGAAGCTGGTAAAAATCAAGGCAGAAATGTTGCCAGAAGAGCGAATTTCTGGGCAG GTAGTGTCAGCTATCCCTTCTCATCTGGATGGGAAGTCTGCACCTGGCCAATTGCCCACAGGCAGTGTGTGTTATGAGAGGAACGGG GAAGTGTTTTATTTGACCTACACCCTAGAAGATGTGGAAGGAAACGTTTCTTTAGATATTGGTGATAAAGTTAGTTTTTACATGGAGACCAACAAGCA tacTGGTGCTGTTAGTGCCCACAACATTGTTTTGGTGCAGAAAAAAGAGTCAAGATGTCAGGGAGTGGTTTGTGCTACCAAG GAGGCCTTTGGATTCATTGAGCGAGGGGATGTTGTGAAGGAAATCTTTTTCCACTACAGTGAGTTTAAAGGAGACCTGGAGGCTTTACAAGCTGGAGACGATGTGGAATTCACCATTAAAGAAAGAAAC GGAAAGGAAGTGGCCACAGATGTGAGACTGTTGCCTCAAGGCACTGTTATATTTGAGGACATTAGCATTGAGACCTTCGAGGGCACTGTCAGTAAGGTTATTCCCAAGGTCCCCACAAAGAATCAG AACGACCCTCTTCCTGGGAGAATCAGTGCCAGAATCAATTTTACTGACAAAGAGCTGCTATTTGGGGAGAAGGACACCAAGTCCAAAGTGACGCTGCTTGAGGGCGATCATGTCCAGTTCAATATATCCACTGACCGTCGCGACAAACTGGAGAGAGCGACAAATATTGACATCCTCCCTGACACCTTCCATTTCACAAAGGAGACCCGTGAAATG GGTGTGATAGCTGCCATGCGTGATGGTTTTGGCTTCATCAAATGTGTGGACCGTGATGCCCGGATGTTCTTCCATTTCAGCGAAGTTTTGGAAGAGAGCCAACTGCACATTTCTGATGAAGTGGAATTCACTGTTGTCCCT GACATGCTGTCAGCCCAAAGGAACCATGCTGTGCGGATCAAAAAGCTGCCCAAGGGCACAGTGTCTTTCCACACTCAATCTGAGCTGCGTTTTATGGGAGTGGTGGAGAAAGAAGCCATACCTGCCATCACCATCAAGAACTCCAGCCCCAGCAAGGGCAAAGAGAAG AAAAAAGACAAG GGTAAAGTTGAAAAG GATGCTGAGGAAGGCTTGATTGCATATGAAGATGTTGGAGTAAAGACCACCCTTCCCTACCATATTAAAGACCTTGAAGGTGGTGTTTATCCACAGCTTGGAGACAAG GTGGAGTTCTCCATCAGTGAAGTAAAACGCACTGGACAGCAAAGTGCTGTGTCCTTCAAGATTCTTAACCGCGCAGTTGGCTCCAAGAGGCTGCTGGGATACATAGCAACTCTAAAGGATAACTTTGGCTTCATAGAAACAGCCAATCACGATCAGGAGATCTTCTTCCACTACAG TGAGGTTTGTGGGGATGTGGATAGCTTTGATCTTGGAGATACGGTGGAGTACACTCTCTCCAAGGGCAAAGGAAACAAAATCAGTGCAGAGAAGGTCACCAAAATTGCCGCTG TGAATGGAGTTGGAGAGGATGTGAGCACTACAGTGTCCCTGGGAAAGGTGGTTCGGCCGCTGCGCAGTGTGGACCCGTCTCAGACTGAATATCAAGGCCTTATTGAGATCACGGAGGATG GGTCCAATAAGGGACAGAGTTATCCTTTCGGCATTGTTGGTATGGCCAATAAAGGTGACTGTTTACAAAAGGGCGAGTTGGTGAAGTTTCAGTTGTGTACGGTGGCACAGACAGGACAAAAGATGGCCTGCAACATCATGCCTCAGCGCAGAGCCCTGGTGGAGTGTGTTAAAGATCAG TTTGGTTTCATCACGTATGAAGTTGGAGAAAGCAAGAAGTTGTTTTTCCACGTCAAGGAGGTGCAGGACAGTCTGGAGCTGCAGGCTGGTGATGAAGTGGAGTTTTCGGTTATCTTGAACCAGCGTACGGGCAAATGTAGTGCCTGTAATGTTCGCAGAGTCAG tgaGGGTCCAAAACCAGTAGCAACACCTCGGCCTGACAGACTTGTCAATCGCTTGAAGAGCATCACTCTGGATGACTCCAACGCTCCTCGTCTCGTCATCATTAGACAGCCTCGTGGCCCTGATAATTCAAAG
- the csde1 gene encoding cold shock domain-containing protein E1 isoform X19 — translation MGSPWKGFVEFTLPASPPAAFVSADLNNTSPVGLSLSPYGRSMSFDPSLLHNNGHSGFANGTSMGIRETGVVEKLLTSYGFIQCSERQARLFFHCSQYNGNLQELKIGDDVEFEVSSDRRTGKPIAVKLVKIKAEMLPEERISGQVVSAIPSHLDGKSAPGQLPTGSVCYERNGEVFYLTYTLEDVEGNVSLDIGDKVSFYMETNKHTGAVSAHNIVLVQKKESRCQGVVCATKEAFGFIERGDVVKEIFFHYSEFKGDLEALQAGDDVEFTIKERNGKEVATDVRLLPQGTVIFEDISIETFEGTVSKVIPKVPTKNQNDPLPGRISARINFTDKELLFGEKDTKSKVTLLEGDHVQFNISTDRRDKLERATNIDILPDTFHFTKETREMGVIAAMRDGFGFIKCVDRDARMFFHFSEVLEESQLHISDEVEFTVVPLFNRPSCLHQDMLSAQRNHAVRIKKLPKGTVSFHTQSELRFMGVVEKEAIPAITIKNSSPSKGKEKDAEEGLIAYEDVGVKTTLPYHIKDLEGGVYPQLGDKVEFSISEVKRTGQQSAVSFKILNRAVGSKRLLGYIATLKDNFGFIETANHDQEIFFHYSEVCGDVDSFDLGDTVEYTLSKGKGNKISAEKVTKIAAVNGVGEDVSTTVSLGKVVRPLRSVDPSQTEYQGLIEITEDGSNKGQSYPFGIVGMANKGDCLQKGELVKFQLCTVAQTGQKMACNIMPQRRALVECVKDQFGFITYEVGESKKLFFHVKEVQDSLELQAGDEVEFSVILNQRTGKCSACNVRRVSEGPKPVATPRPDRLVNRLKSITLDDSNAPRLVIIRQPRGPDNSKGFSVERKSRQPGVID, via the exons ATGGGTAGTCCCTGGAAAGGTTTTGTCGAATTTACCTTGCCGGCGTCACCACCTGCAGCTTTTGTTAGCGCTGACCTGAACAACACCTCGCCCGTTGGCCTCAGCCTGTCACCATACGGCCGATCC ATGAGTTTTGACCCCAGTCTGCTGCATAATAATGGCCATAGTGGCTTTGCCAATGGAACTAGTATGGGAATTCGTGAGACTGGAGTAGTTGAAAAACTGCTCACATCTTATGGCTTCATTCAATGCTCTGAGAGACAGGCCCGTCTCTTCTTCCACTGCTCTCAATATAACGGCAACCTGCAGGAGCTTAAAATTGGAG ATGATGTGGAGTTCGAGGTGTCGTCTGATAGGCGCACTGGCAAACCAATTGCAGTGAAGCTGGTAAAAATCAAGGCAGAAATGTTGCCAGAAGAGCGAATTTCTGGGCAG GTAGTGTCAGCTATCCCTTCTCATCTGGATGGGAAGTCTGCACCTGGCCAATTGCCCACAGGCAGTGTGTGTTATGAGAGGAACGGG GAAGTGTTTTATTTGACCTACACCCTAGAAGATGTGGAAGGAAACGTTTCTTTAGATATTGGTGATAAAGTTAGTTTTTACATGGAGACCAACAAGCA tacTGGTGCTGTTAGTGCCCACAACATTGTTTTGGTGCAGAAAAAAGAGTCAAGATGTCAGGGAGTGGTTTGTGCTACCAAG GAGGCCTTTGGATTCATTGAGCGAGGGGATGTTGTGAAGGAAATCTTTTTCCACTACAGTGAGTTTAAAGGAGACCTGGAGGCTTTACAAGCTGGAGACGATGTGGAATTCACCATTAAAGAAAGAAAC GGAAAGGAAGTGGCCACAGATGTGAGACTGTTGCCTCAAGGCACTGTTATATTTGAGGACATTAGCATTGAGACCTTCGAGGGCACTGTCAGTAAGGTTATTCCCAAGGTCCCCACAAAGAATCAG AACGACCCTCTTCCTGGGAGAATCAGTGCCAGAATCAATTTTACTGACAAAGAGCTGCTATTTGGGGAGAAGGACACCAAGTCCAAAGTGACGCTGCTTGAGGGCGATCATGTCCAGTTCAATATATCCACTGACCGTCGCGACAAACTGGAGAGAGCGACAAATATTGACATCCTCCCTGACACCTTCCATTTCACAAAGGAGACCCGTGAAATG GGTGTGATAGCTGCCATGCGTGATGGTTTTGGCTTCATCAAATGTGTGGACCGTGATGCCCGGATGTTCTTCCATTTCAGCGAAGTTTTGGAAGAGAGCCAACTGCACATTTCTGATGAAGTGGAATTCACTGTTGTCCCT CTTTTTAACAGGCCCTCTTGCCTCCATCAGGACATGCTGTCAGCCCAAAGGAACCATGCTGTGCGGATCAAAAAGCTGCCCAAGGGCACAGTGTCTTTCCACACTCAATCTGAGCTGCGTTTTATGGGAGTGGTGGAGAAAGAAGCCATACCTGCCATCACCATCAAGAACTCCAGCCCCAGCAAGGGCAAAGAGAAG GATGCTGAGGAAGGCTTGATTGCATATGAAGATGTTGGAGTAAAGACCACCCTTCCCTACCATATTAAAGACCTTGAAGGTGGTGTTTATCCACAGCTTGGAGACAAG GTGGAGTTCTCCATCAGTGAAGTAAAACGCACTGGACAGCAAAGTGCTGTGTCCTTCAAGATTCTTAACCGCGCAGTTGGCTCCAAGAGGCTGCTGGGATACATAGCAACTCTAAAGGATAACTTTGGCTTCATAGAAACAGCCAATCACGATCAGGAGATCTTCTTCCACTACAG TGAGGTTTGTGGGGATGTGGATAGCTTTGATCTTGGAGATACGGTGGAGTACACTCTCTCCAAGGGCAAAGGAAACAAAATCAGTGCAGAGAAGGTCACCAAAATTGCCGCTG TGAATGGAGTTGGAGAGGATGTGAGCACTACAGTGTCCCTGGGAAAGGTGGTTCGGCCGCTGCGCAGTGTGGACCCGTCTCAGACTGAATATCAAGGCCTTATTGAGATCACGGAGGATG GGTCCAATAAGGGACAGAGTTATCCTTTCGGCATTGTTGGTATGGCCAATAAAGGTGACTGTTTACAAAAGGGCGAGTTGGTGAAGTTTCAGTTGTGTACGGTGGCACAGACAGGACAAAAGATGGCCTGCAACATCATGCCTCAGCGCAGAGCCCTGGTGGAGTGTGTTAAAGATCAG TTTGGTTTCATCACGTATGAAGTTGGAGAAAGCAAGAAGTTGTTTTTCCACGTCAAGGAGGTGCAGGACAGTCTGGAGCTGCAGGCTGGTGATGAAGTGGAGTTTTCGGTTATCTTGAACCAGCGTACGGGCAAATGTAGTGCCTGTAATGTTCGCAGAGTCAG tgaGGGTCCAAAACCAGTAGCAACACCTCGGCCTGACAGACTTGTCAATCGCTTGAAGAGCATCACTCTGGATGACTCCAACGCTCCTCGTCTCGTCATCATTAGACAGCCTCGTGGCCCTGATAATTCAAAG
- the csde1 gene encoding cold shock domain-containing protein E1 isoform X17, with protein sequence MGSPWKGFVEFTLPASPPAAFVSADLNNTSPVGLSLSPYGRSMSFDPSLLHNNGHSGFANGTSMGIRETGVVEKLLTSYGFIQCSERQARLFFHCSQYNGNLQELKIGDDVEFEVSSDRRTGKPIAVKLVKIKAEMLPEERISGQVVSAIPSHLDGKSAPGQLPTGSVCYERNGEVFYLTYTLEDVEGNVSLDIGDKVSFYMETNKHTGAVSAHNIVLVQKKESRCQGVVCATKEAFGFIERGDVVKEIFFHYSEFKGDLEALQAGDDVEFTIKERNGKEVATDVRLLPQGTVIFEDISIETFEGTVSKVIPKVPTKNQNDPLPGRISARINFTDKELLFGEKDTKSKVTLLEGDHVQFNISTDRRDKLERATNIDILPDTFHFTKETREMGVIAAMRDGFGFIKCVDRDARMFFHFSEVLEESQLHISDEVEFTVVPLFNRPSCLHQDMLSAQRNHAVRIKKLPKGTVSFHTQSELRFMGVVEKEAIPAITIKNSSPSKGKEKGKVEKDAEEGLIAYEDVGVKTTLPYHIKDLEGGVYPQLGDKVEFSISEVKRTGQQSAVSFKILNRAVGSKRLLGYIATLKDNFGFIETANHDQEIFFHYSEVCGDVDSFDLGDTVEYTLSKGKGNKISAEKVTKIAAVNGVGEDVSTTVSLGKVVRPLRSVDPSQTEYQGLIEITEDGSNKGQSYPFGIVGMANKGDCLQKGELVKFQLCTVAQTGQKMACNIMPQRRALVECVKDQFGFITYEVGESKKLFFHVKEVQDSLELQAGDEVEFSVILNQRTGKCSACNVRRVSEGPKPVATPRPDRLVNRLKSITLDDSNAPRLVIIRQPRGPDNSKGFSVERKSRQPGVID encoded by the exons ATGGGTAGTCCCTGGAAAGGTTTTGTCGAATTTACCTTGCCGGCGTCACCACCTGCAGCTTTTGTTAGCGCTGACCTGAACAACACCTCGCCCGTTGGCCTCAGCCTGTCACCATACGGCCGATCC ATGAGTTTTGACCCCAGTCTGCTGCATAATAATGGCCATAGTGGCTTTGCCAATGGAACTAGTATGGGAATTCGTGAGACTGGAGTAGTTGAAAAACTGCTCACATCTTATGGCTTCATTCAATGCTCTGAGAGACAGGCCCGTCTCTTCTTCCACTGCTCTCAATATAACGGCAACCTGCAGGAGCTTAAAATTGGAG ATGATGTGGAGTTCGAGGTGTCGTCTGATAGGCGCACTGGCAAACCAATTGCAGTGAAGCTGGTAAAAATCAAGGCAGAAATGTTGCCAGAAGAGCGAATTTCTGGGCAG GTAGTGTCAGCTATCCCTTCTCATCTGGATGGGAAGTCTGCACCTGGCCAATTGCCCACAGGCAGTGTGTGTTATGAGAGGAACGGG GAAGTGTTTTATTTGACCTACACCCTAGAAGATGTGGAAGGAAACGTTTCTTTAGATATTGGTGATAAAGTTAGTTTTTACATGGAGACCAACAAGCA tacTGGTGCTGTTAGTGCCCACAACATTGTTTTGGTGCAGAAAAAAGAGTCAAGATGTCAGGGAGTGGTTTGTGCTACCAAG GAGGCCTTTGGATTCATTGAGCGAGGGGATGTTGTGAAGGAAATCTTTTTCCACTACAGTGAGTTTAAAGGAGACCTGGAGGCTTTACAAGCTGGAGACGATGTGGAATTCACCATTAAAGAAAGAAAC GGAAAGGAAGTGGCCACAGATGTGAGACTGTTGCCTCAAGGCACTGTTATATTTGAGGACATTAGCATTGAGACCTTCGAGGGCACTGTCAGTAAGGTTATTCCCAAGGTCCCCACAAAGAATCAG AACGACCCTCTTCCTGGGAGAATCAGTGCCAGAATCAATTTTACTGACAAAGAGCTGCTATTTGGGGAGAAGGACACCAAGTCCAAAGTGACGCTGCTTGAGGGCGATCATGTCCAGTTCAATATATCCACTGACCGTCGCGACAAACTGGAGAGAGCGACAAATATTGACATCCTCCCTGACACCTTCCATTTCACAAAGGAGACCCGTGAAATG GGTGTGATAGCTGCCATGCGTGATGGTTTTGGCTTCATCAAATGTGTGGACCGTGATGCCCGGATGTTCTTCCATTTCAGCGAAGTTTTGGAAGAGAGCCAACTGCACATTTCTGATGAAGTGGAATTCACTGTTGTCCCT CTTTTTAACAGGCCCTCTTGCCTCCATCAGGACATGCTGTCAGCCCAAAGGAACCATGCTGTGCGGATCAAAAAGCTGCCCAAGGGCACAGTGTCTTTCCACACTCAATCTGAGCTGCGTTTTATGGGAGTGGTGGAGAAAGAAGCCATACCTGCCATCACCATCAAGAACTCCAGCCCCAGCAAGGGCAAAGAGAAG GGTAAAGTTGAAAAG GATGCTGAGGAAGGCTTGATTGCATATGAAGATGTTGGAGTAAAGACCACCCTTCCCTACCATATTAAAGACCTTGAAGGTGGTGTTTATCCACAGCTTGGAGACAAG GTGGAGTTCTCCATCAGTGAAGTAAAACGCACTGGACAGCAAAGTGCTGTGTCCTTCAAGATTCTTAACCGCGCAGTTGGCTCCAAGAGGCTGCTGGGATACATAGCAACTCTAAAGGATAACTTTGGCTTCATAGAAACAGCCAATCACGATCAGGAGATCTTCTTCCACTACAG TGAGGTTTGTGGGGATGTGGATAGCTTTGATCTTGGAGATACGGTGGAGTACACTCTCTCCAAGGGCAAAGGAAACAAAATCAGTGCAGAGAAGGTCACCAAAATTGCCGCTG TGAATGGAGTTGGAGAGGATGTGAGCACTACAGTGTCCCTGGGAAAGGTGGTTCGGCCGCTGCGCAGTGTGGACCCGTCTCAGACTGAATATCAAGGCCTTATTGAGATCACGGAGGATG GGTCCAATAAGGGACAGAGTTATCCTTTCGGCATTGTTGGTATGGCCAATAAAGGTGACTGTTTACAAAAGGGCGAGTTGGTGAAGTTTCAGTTGTGTACGGTGGCACAGACAGGACAAAAGATGGCCTGCAACATCATGCCTCAGCGCAGAGCCCTGGTGGAGTGTGTTAAAGATCAG TTTGGTTTCATCACGTATGAAGTTGGAGAAAGCAAGAAGTTGTTTTTCCACGTCAAGGAGGTGCAGGACAGTCTGGAGCTGCAGGCTGGTGATGAAGTGGAGTTTTCGGTTATCTTGAACCAGCGTACGGGCAAATGTAGTGCCTGTAATGTTCGCAGAGTCAG tgaGGGTCCAAAACCAGTAGCAACACCTCGGCCTGACAGACTTGTCAATCGCTTGAAGAGCATCACTCTGGATGACTCCAACGCTCCTCGTCTCGTCATCATTAGACAGCCTCGTGGCCCTGATAATTCAAAG